The following coding sequences lie in one Aspergillus luchuensis IFO 4308 DNA, chromosome 8, nearly complete sequence genomic window:
- a CDS encoding uncharacterized protein (COG:D;~EggNog:ENOG410PMJR;~InterPro:IPR002110,IPR020683,IPR036770,IPR000719, IPR011009;~PFAM:PF12796,PF00023,PF07714,PF00069,PF13637, PF13606;~go_function: GO:0004672 - protein kinase activity [Evidence IEA];~go_function: GO:0005515 - protein binding [Evidence IEA];~go_function: GO:0005524 - ATP binding [Evidence IEA];~go_process: GO:0006468 - protein phosphorylation [Evidence IEA]): MIANGHDIEGRGSDEETALIRATTFGHVENVRTLLELGAEVDAQDYMNETALHRAARKGHEEIIRVLIGKGAGVNNKASSNWTALMLAVSCESLNAVRILVEGGAELMSETEWGDTALTMALRSGQEDIAVFLAEHGAVLPRGLAGRRAFIIACQRGLQHVAQRLTLDYEAVAGRPLQRQSSRVIDGLPQVVRESPQGESTASGTETEPSDEVSLGELMEQYDIKTGFDQRYKITQELRTGHSATVHLCTDRVTGMAFAVKIFEGGTPGNPLRAKDFKDIGGEIQLLRELQKHYHPNIVRMIDAFANLEGNDFRLLLSVAVEGDLFDTIKTRGKLTESETRHVFTQTLSAIIFLHELGWVHRDIKPENILVCDKHLSVQLSDFGISKKIDAKSGSDELATTLCGTPSYVAPEILVETPHRRYGLEVDIWSAGVVLYICLCGFPPFSDELNTPEHPYNMAQQIKMGRFDYPSPYWDPIGDPALDLIDRMLTVYVPDRISARDCLTHPWMCQTPN; this comes from the exons ATGATTGCAAACGGTCATGACATTGAAGGTAGGGGGTCCGATGAAGAGACTGCCCTTATCCGGGCCACGACATTTGGCCATGTCGAAAACGTGCGTACATTACTAGAGCTAGGAGCTGAAGTCGATGCTCAAGACTACATGAATGAAACTGCTCTACACAGAGCTGCCCGGAAGGGACATGAAGAAATTATCCGTGTGCTAATAGGTAAAGGTGCCGGAGTGAACAACAAAGCGTCCAGCAATTGGACAGCACTCATGCTTGCTGTGTCCTGTGAGAGTCTTAACGCCGTTCGAATCCTTGTCGAAGGAGGCGCAGAGCTGATGTCGGAGACGGAATGGGGGGACACAGCCTTGACTATGGCTTTGAGAAGTGGACAGGAAGATATCGCTGTCTTTCTTGCCGAGCATGGTGCTGTTTTGCCTCGCGGCTTAGCGGGGCGTCGAGCTTTCATCATAGCTTGCCAGAGAGGATTACAACACGTAGCGCAGCGCCTAACACTTGATTATGAAGCGGTTGCTGGAAGGCCTTTACAGCGGCAATCGTCGCGGGTTATAGACGGCCTACCTCAGGTCGTACGTGAATCACCGCAGGGAGAGTCAACTGCTTCTGGAACAGAAACCGAACCGAGTGACGAGGTCTCGCTGGGAGAGCTGATGGAGCAGTATGACATAAAGACCGGGTTTGATCAGCGTTACAAGATAACGCAGGAACTCAGGACGGGCCACTCTGCCACAGTACACCTCTGCACTGACAGAGTGACAGGCATGGCGTTCGCAGTCAAAATTTTCGAAGGTGGAACTCCTGGAAATCCCCTGAGAGCAAAGGATTTCAAGGATATAGGTGGTGAAATCCAACTGCTACGCGAGCTCCAGAAGCACTATCACCCAAACATAGTGAGGATGATAGATGCATTTGCAAACTTAGAGGGAAATGATTTTCGCCTTCTTCTAAGTGTTGCGGTAGAAGGGGACCTCTTCGACACTATCAAAACAAGGGGAAAGCTTACTGAAAGTGAAACACGGCATGTATTTACTCAAACACTATCCGCCATCATATTTTTG CATGAACTTGGATGGGTCCACCGAGACATTAAACCCGAGAATATCTTGGTATGCGACAAACACCTTTCAGTACAGTTGAGTGACTTTGGAATTTCGAAAAAGATCGACGCAAAATCAGGTTCTGATGAATTGGCAACAACCTTGTGTGGAACCCCCAGTT ATGTGGCACCAGAAATACTTGTAGAGACACCCCACCGCCGATATGGACTCGAGGTAGACATATGGTCTGCGGGTGTAGTTTTGTACATCTGTCTCTGCGGATTTCCTCCATTTTCCGACGAGCTTAACACCCCGGAACACCCCTATAACATGGCACAACAGATAAAGATGGGTAGATTTGATTATCCATCACCTTACTGGGATCCCATAGGAGATCCTGCATTGGATCTCATTGATCGAATGCTCACCGTATATGTGCCTGACCGCATCTCAGCCCGAGATTGCCTCACTCACCCCTGGATGTGTCAAACCCCCAATTGA
- a CDS encoding cytochrome P450 (COG:Q;~EggNog:ENOG410PGYE;~InterPro:IPR002402,IPR002974,IPR036396,IPR017972, IPR001128;~PFAM:PF00067;~go_function: GO:0004497 - monooxygenase activity [Evidence IEA];~go_function: GO:0005506 - iron ion binding [Evidence IEA];~go_function: GO:0016705 - oxidoreductase activity, acting on paired donors, with incorporation or reduction of molecular oxygen [Evidence IEA];~go_function: GO:0016712 - oxidoreductase activity, acting on paired donors, with incorporation or reduction of molecular oxygen, reduced flavin or flavoprotein as one donor, and incorporation of one atom of oxygen [Evidence IEA];~go_function: GO:0020037 - heme binding [Evidence IEA];~go_process: GO:0055114 - oxidation-reduction process [Evidence IEA]): MDIQPKLIIFLLAALVIASESFRRYLKRRQFARQHGCQPVARSFSKEPFLGLDTILGTMRTRKEHRILERSRNLFRTLGNTFTVKELGRSAIVTIEPENIKTVLSLNFNDYSLKHRYEAMKPLLGEGIFNTDGHHWATSRALIRPSFAREQVTDLRLLEELIQDLFALLPRDGSTVDLQELFFRYTIDSATEFLFGQSVGALKEGHSEAGFAEAFHYAQMAIPMRGMLGPLGVIFRDRKAEECNRICRDFVQRFVDEAVYAAATRKEDESLETKRRYIFSHELASRTSDKQRILDELMNVLLAGRDTTASLLGNMFFVLAKNPAIWAKLRAEVETLQNRPPTYEELRGLKYVQCCVNESLRLHPVVPRNEREAEKDTVLPVGGGKDGLSPVFVSKGTIVAYNVYAMHRRPDIYGSDAEVFRPERWEDGKLQPRWGYLPFNGGPRICIGQRYALTEVSYVLVRMVQEFRSLESRDPGPWVEGLGLTLCSRNGARVGLIP, encoded by the exons ATGGATATCCAACCTaaactcatcatcttcctgctcGCGGCTCTAGTTATCGCCAGCGAATCCTTCCGACGCTATCTCAAGCGCCGCCAATTCGCCCGCCAGCATGGCTGCCAACCAGTCGCACGATCTTTCAGCAAAGAACCCTTCCTAGGCCTCGACACAATTCTCGGCACAATGCGCACAAGGAAAGAGCACCGTATCCTCGAGCGAAGCCGCAACCTATTCCGCACACTCGGCAACACCTTCACCGTCAAAGAACTAGGCCGTAGTGCAATCGTGACCATCGAGCCCGAGAACATCAAGACAGTCCTCTCCCTCAACTTCAACGACTACAGTCTCAAGCACCGCTACGAGGCAATGAAACCTCTTCTGGGCGAAGGCATCTTCAACACGGATGGTCACCACTGGGCCACATCTCGCGCGCTTATCAGGCCGAGCTTCGCCCGCGAGCAGGTGACTGATCTGCGTTTGCTGGAAGAGTTGATCCAGGATCTATTCGCGTTGCTTCCGAGGGATGGGAGCACGGTGGACCTGCAAGAACTCTTCTTCCGGTATACGATTGACTCCGCGACGGAGTTCCTGTTCGGACAGTCGGTGGGCGCGCTGAAAGAGGGCCACTCGGAGGCTGGGTTCGCGGAGGCATTTCATTATGCTCAGATGGCGATCCCGATGCGGGGAATGCTGGGTCCGCTTGGTGTCATTTTCCGTGATCGGAAGGCTGAGGAGTGTAATCGCATCTGTCGAGACTTTGTGCAAAGGTTTGTTGATGAGGCTGTCTATGCGGCTGCgacaaggaaagaagatgaatcgCTGGAGACGAAGCGGAGGTATATTTTCTCGCATGAGCTGGCGTCACGGACTTCCGATAAGCAGCGCATTTTGGACGAATTGATGAATGTGCTTCTAGCGGGGCGAGACACGACGGCCAGTCTTCTTGGGAATATGTTCTTCGTGCTGGCGAAGAACCCAGCTATTTGGGCGAAACTGCGCGCTGAAGTTGAAACACTGCAGAACCGGCCGCCGACGTATGAGGAGCTGCGCGGTCTGAAGTATGTTCAGTGCTGTGTAAATGAAT CTCTGCGCCTTCACCCTGTCGTCCCACGCAACGAACGCGAAGCAGAGAAAGATACAGTCCTCCCTGTGGGCGGAGGCAAAGACGGTCTTTCCCCTGTCTTCGTCTCCAAAGGAACGATCGTCGCATACAACGTCTACGCTATGCATCGTCGACCGGACATCTATGGTTCAGATGCAGAGGTATTTCGCCCTGAACGctgggaggatgggaagttGCAGCCGCGCTGGGGCTATTTGCCGTTCAATGGCGGACCACGGATCTGTATTGGTCAGCGCTATGCCTTGACGGAGGTCAGCTATGTTCTTGTGCGGATGGTGCAGGAGTTCCGCAGCCTGGAAAGTCGGGACCCTGGACCATGGGTGGAGGGATTGGGGCTGACGCTTTGTTCGAGGAATGGGGCGAGGGTTGGGCTGATTCCATGA
- a CDS encoding alpha/beta hydrolase (COG:S;~EggNog:ENOG410PRG9;~InterPro:IPR000073,IPR029058;~PFAM:PF12697) has protein sequence MTIPTDKKKPALVVVPGASQNPAHYAHLLHLLQSAGYGAFTGLLPSIGAQGQVTAADDTDYVRNRLILPLLDVGNQDVILISHSYSGMPASAAARGLGPADRAAQGKSTSVLGQIFIATILPRGGDGLSVIDSFGGNLPPHMYMDKEQNLLKCDEPKPPLFYDVEPTLADAACQTSLSQGLTSFSSPCPEASWGSEAFKDRIAYIHTTEDRAVPYPAQTAMVQATGAKWITRELATGHSAQLSAPEELTKTILELVKQWE, from the exons ATGACTATCCCCACCGACAAAAAGAAGCCCGCCCTCGTCGTCGTGCCCGGCGCTTCCCAAAACCCAGCCCACTACGCCCACCTCCTGCACCTCCTCCAATCCGCCGGCTACGGAGCCTTCACTGGCCTCCTCCCCAGCATTGGCGCCCAAGGACAGGTCACGGCGGCCGACGACACCGACTACGTGCGCAACCGACtgatcctccctctcctggACGTCGGCAACCAAGATGTGATCCTGATCAGCCACTCGTACAGTGGAATGCCCGCTAGCGCGGCGGCGCGCGGACTCGGACCCGCCGACCGTGCCGCTCAGGGCAAGTCCACTTCTGTGCTTGGCCAGATCTTCATCGCGACCATTCTGCctcgtggtggtgatgggttgAGTGTTATTGATTCTTTTGGTGGAAATCTGCCCCCGCATATGTATATGGAT AAAGAGCAAAACCTCCTCAAATGCGACGAGCCCAAGCCCCCTCTCTTCTACGACGTTGAACCCACCCTTGCCGACGCGGCTTGCCAGACTTCCCTCAGTCAGGGCTTGACTTCTTTCTCGAGTCCCTGTCCTGAGGCGAGCTGGGGCTCTGAGGCCTTCAAGGATAGAATCGCTTACATCCACACCACTGAGGATCGCGCGGTGCCTTACCCGGCCCAGACGGCTATGGTTCAGGCTACGGGTGCTAAGTGGATTACGAGGGAATTGGCTACGGGTCACAGTGCGCAATTGTCTGCTCCGGAGGAGTTGACGAAGACTATTTTGGAGTTGGTGAAGCAGTGggagtag